One genomic region from Populus nigra chromosome 8, ddPopNigr1.1, whole genome shotgun sequence encodes:
- the LOC133701767 gene encoding cuscuta receptor 1-like — translation MMMKRMGAWMLVAVLTLVGEWHGRCYGCSEEERIGLLEIQSLIDPDGFSLGDWVGSSNCCEWSGIECDNTTRRVIQVSLFGERDENLGDWVLNASLFLPFKELQSLDLGRASLVGCLENEGFEVLSSKLRELGLSENRFNDKSILSCLTGLSTLKSLDLSSNKLTGSGFKVLSSRLKKLENLHLSSNQCNDSIFSSLTGFSSLKSLDLSYNQLTGSINSFQLLPMRLGKLENLGLGGNRLNSSILSILSGLSSLKSLDLSENMFTGSGWCKLKNLKQLDLSGNNFGGSLPNCLGNLSSLQLLDVSKNQFTGNIASGPLTNLTSLEFLSLSNNLFEVPISMKPFMNHSSLKFFCNENNKLGAEPAAFDHLIPKFQLVFFRWSKTTEALKVEIPNFLYYQYHLRFLDLSHNNITGMFPSWLLKNNTQLEQLYLSENSFVGTLQLQDHPYPKMTELDISNNNMNGQIPKDICLIFPNMESLRMAKNGFTGCIPSCLGNISSLEILDLSNNQLSTVKLELLTTLQCLKLSNNTLGGQISTSVFNSSTLEYLYLGGNNFRGQISDFSLYGWKEWKILDLSNNQFLGMLPRSFVNFTYLEVLDLSKNHFKGPIPKDFCKLGRLLYLDLSENNLSGYIPSCFSPPPLTHVHLSKNRLSGPLTYGFYNSSSLVTMDLRDNSFTNSIPNWIGNLSSLSVLLLRSNHFDGKLPVQLCLLEQLSILDVSQNQLSGPLPSCLGNLTFKESSHKAFTNRDVLLLPGSIQKAYYEIMGPPVVESMYTLLKGYWTNFTEEVIEFTTKNMYYGYKGKILSYMSGIDLSNNNFVGAIPPEFGNLSEILSLNLSHNNLTGSIPATFSNLKQIESLDLSYNSLNGSIPPQLIEITTLEVLSVAHNNLSGKTPERKNQFGTFDESCYEGNPFLCGPPLQKNCSEEAVSSQPVPKDEQGDDGFIDMEFFYISFGVCYTVVVMTIATVLYINPYWRCRWLYFIEDCIDTCYYFWVASFHKFSNFRR, via the exons atgatgatgaaaagaaTGGGGGCTTGGATGTTGGTAGCAGTATTGACTTTGGTTGGCGAATGGCATGGTCGTTGTTATGGGTGTTCGGAGGAAGAGAGGATTGGTCTCTTGGAGATCCAATCTTTGATCGACCCAGATGGCTTTTCCTTGGGAGATTGGGTGGGCAGTAGTAATTGTTGTGAGTGGTCTGGGATCGAGTGTGATAACACTACAAGGCGAGTGATCCAAGTCTCTCTTTTTGGTGAAAGAGATGAGAACTTGGGCGATTGGGTTCTCAACGCATCTTTGTTTCTGCCTTTTAAAGAATTGCAAAGTCTTGATTTGGGAAGGGCTAGTTTGGTTGGTTGCTTGGAGAATGAAG GCTTCGAAGTCCTATCATCAAAACTGAGGGAACTTGGCCTAAGTGAAAACCGATTTAATGATAAAAGCATTTTGTCATGCTTGACTGGGCTTTCCACTCTCAAGTCTTTAGATCTATCATCTAATAAGTTGACAGGATCAG GTTTCAAAGTCTTGTCATCAAGGTTGAAAAAGCTGGAGAACCTTCATCTAAGTTCGAATCAATGCAACGAtagcattttttcttctctaacTGGATTTTCATCTCTCAAGTCTTTAGATCTTTCATACAATCAGCTGACAGGATCTATCAATA GTTTTCAACTCCTACCGATGAGGCTGGGAAAGTTAGAGAACCTTGGCCTGGGAGGCAATCGATTGAACAGCAGCATCTTATCAATTCTGAGTGGGCTTTCATCCCTCAAGTCTTTAGATCTGTCAGAGAATATGTTTACAGGATCAG GTTGGTGTAAATTAAAGAATCTGAAGCAGTTGGATCTTTCTGGAAATAATTTTGGAGGTTCACTCCCAAATTGTTTGGGAAACTTGTCATCTCTACAACTATTAGATGTTTCTAAAAACCAGTTTACTGGAAATATTGCCTCCGGTCCTCTTACCAACCTCACATCCCTTGAATTCCTCTCACTATCAAATAACCTTTTTGAAGTTCCCATTTCAATGAAGCCTTTTATGAACCACTCAAGCCTTAAGTTCTTCTGCAATGAGAACAACAAACTAGGAGCAGAACCTGCTGCCTTTGATCATTTGATTCCAAAGTTCCAATTAGTCTTTTTTCGCTGGTCAAAAACAACGGAAGCACTCAAAGTAGAAATTCCCAACTTCCTCTATTACCAATACCACTTAAGATTCCTTGATCTCTCCCACAACAACATCACTGGAATGTTTCCATCGTGGTTGCTTAAGAACAATACACAATTGGAGCAACTATATCTGAGCGAGAACTCCTTTGTTGGTACTTTGCAGTTGCAAGATCACCCATATCCGAAAATGACCGAATTAGATATATCCAACAACAACATGAACGGTCAAATTCCAAAGGATATTTGTTTGATCTTTCCAAATATGGAGAGCTTAAGGATGGCTAAGAATGGATTCACGGGTTGTATTCCTTCTTGTTTAGGAAATATTAGCTCTTTggaaattttagatttatccaACAATCAATTGTCTACAGTAAAACTAGAACTACTAACAACATTACAGTGTCTCAAGCTGTCGAACAACACTTTGGGTGGGCAAATATCAACCTCGGTGTTCAATTCTTCTACCTTAGAATATCTCTATCTAGGTGGTAATAACTTTCGGGGTCAGATATCAGATTTTTCATTATATGGGTGGAAAGAATGGAAAATATTGGATTTGAGTAACAATCAATTTTTAGGCATGCTTCCGAGGAGCTTTGTTAATTTTACGTACCTTGAAGTACTTGATTTGTCCAAAAACCATTTTAAGGGTCCGATCCCAAAAGACTTTTGTAAGCTTGGCCGGCTTCTATATTTGGACCTTTCTGAGAACAACTTGTCTGGATATATACCATCTTGTTTCAGTCCACCACCTCTAACCCATGTGCATCTATCCAAAAATAGATTGAGCGGTCCATTAACATATGGATTTTATAACAGCTCTTCCCTGGTTACGATGGATCTTAGAGATAACAGCTTCACCAACTCAATTCCAAATTGGATTGGCAATCTTTCATCATTGAGTGTTCTTCTTCTGAGATCTAATCACTTTGATGGTAAGCTCCCTGTTCAGTTATGCTTATTAGAACAATTAAGCATTTTGGATGTTTCACAAAACCAACTCTCTGGTCCACTACCCTCATGTTTAGGAAATCTTACTTTCAAGGAAAGTTCCCACAAAGCATTCACGAATCGCGATGTTCTTTTACTACCAGGGTCCATCCAAAAGGCTTATTATGAAATAATGGGTCCACCAGTAGTGGAGAGTATGTACACCTTGTTAAAGGGTTATTGGACTAACTTTACAGAAGAGGTGATAGAATTTACAactaaaaatatgtattatggTTACAAGGGGAAAATTCTTAGCTACATGTCTGGTATTGATCTCTCCAATAACAACTTTGTAGGAGCAATCCCACCAGAATTTGGAAACTTAAGTGAGATACTGTCATTAAACTTATCACACAACAATCTCACTGGATCTATCCCTGCAACATTCTCAAACCTGAAGCAGATTGAGAGTTTGGATCTTTCTTACAACAGCTTGAATGGTTCCATCCCTCCACAACTTATTGAAATTACCACACTAGAAGTTCTTAGTGTGGCGCACAATAACTTGTCAGGTAAGACACCCGAGAGAAAAAATCAGTTTGGAACCTTTGATGAAAGCTGTTACGAAGGAAATCCTTTCTTGTGTGGACCTCCATTGCAAAAAAATTGTAGTGAGGAAGCAGTGTCGTCCCAGCCAGTGCCTAAAGATGAACAAGGAGATGATGGTTTCATAGACATGGAGTTTTTTTACATCAGTTTCGGTGTATGTTACACAGTTGTGGTGATGACGATTGCAACAGTTCTCTACATCAATCCATATTGGCGATGCAGGTGGTTGTACTTCATCGAAGACTGCATAGATACTTGCTACTATTTTTGGGTGGCTAGTTTTCACAAGTTCTCCAACTTCAGAAGGTGA